Proteins encoded together in one uncultured Desulfosarcina sp. window:
- a CDS encoding GNAT family N-acetyltransferase, producing MRYPKECVLKECEEAVIRPLETADRALLDDFYRKIPEPDRWFMNYDVTDRAVMDKWFEAVEEGGICSILALCESNIVGQGSLYMRGFGATSHVGRFRIIVLPEFRQKRLGTWLLLDLIQLAMDRGLELLRADLVVGVEDNAIEAVHKFDFFKFGELKEYVKDIHGTRRDLAIMIKRLHKEWSDF from the coding sequence TTGAGATACCCCAAAGAGTGTGTTCTCAAGGAGTGCGAGGAAGCAGTCATTCGTCCGCTGGAAACGGCCGACCGGGCCCTACTGGACGACTTCTACCGGAAGATCCCCGAACCGGACCGCTGGTTCATGAATTACGACGTTACGGACAGGGCGGTCATGGACAAATGGTTCGAAGCGGTGGAAGAAGGCGGCATCTGCTCCATCCTGGCCCTGTGCGAATCCAATATCGTGGGGCAGGGCAGCCTGTACATGCGGGGGTTTGGAGCTACCAGCCATGTGGGCCGCTTTCGTATCATCGTGCTGCCGGAATTTCGTCAGAAACGGCTGGGCACCTGGCTGCTGCTGGACCTGATTCAACTGGCCATGGACCGGGGGCTGGAACTGCTGCGGGCGGATCTGGTGGTTGGCGTGGAAGACAACGCCATCGAAGCGGTCCACAAATTCGATTTCTTCAAATTCGGTGAATTGAAGGAATATGTGAAAGACATTCACGGCACCCGGAGAGATCTGGCGATTATGATCAAACGGTTGCATAAGGAGTGGAGCGACTTCTGA
- a CDS encoding histone H1-like repetitive region-containing protein, protein MGKKSLTKSTAKKKKAAAKKKVAVKTSPKKKAPAKKTAPAKKAAASSKPAATVKPAAKPVKKTAPKKAPPTAKPVPVETLLKKKFDTAAPKVLYSVPKELVEKSTFAAPEFLAGYASNDAKRIKGLLANTYKMADLKAAAEKAAAEKAAAEKAAAEKAAAEKAAAEKAAAEKAAAEKAAAEKAAAEKAAAEKAAAEKAAAEKAAAEKAAAEKAAAEKAAAEKAAAEKAAAEKAAAEKAAAEKAAAEKAAAEKAAAEKAAAEKAAAEKAAAEKAAAIKQAAAQKPDVSVSYEPASAQASSGKPSDPVDNTMKLVAAGIAFLILLVIGASTSNSFKYYLVENQGALEIWKGKFAPLGKKMVLALPGVAVPEDLKEVYSSDGVYPLAFQYYIDKADALLDVPGIPDFEAIKKTLKIALEYGSSSELRDVAYQRLDNIDRLILDYKADVAASRGTIEGLTAAIDFLKQADKLTKDEVLEQRIAQKIAAHETAIAALEEQAEAEAEAARLAEEAAAEEAAAQEAEATAEAETQGEQATPAAEPEAQPEAEPKAEEGH, encoded by the coding sequence ATGGGGAAAAAGAGTCTCACCAAATCCACTGCGAAGAAGAAGAAGGCGGCGGCCAAGAAAAAAGTCGCGGTAAAAACCAGCCCGAAGAAAAAAGCGCCGGCGAAGAAAACTGCTCCAGCTAAAAAAGCAGCTGCTTCATCCAAACCGGCAGCCACGGTGAAACCGGCAGCTAAACCGGTGAAAAAGACCGCTCCTAAAAAAGCCCCACCCACAGCCAAACCGGTCCCGGTAGAAACGCTTCTCAAGAAGAAGTTTGACACCGCTGCCCCGAAAGTTCTCTATAGCGTCCCCAAAGAGCTGGTCGAAAAATCGACTTTCGCGGCACCGGAATTCCTGGCCGGGTATGCATCCAATGACGCCAAACGAATCAAAGGCCTGTTGGCAAACACATACAAAATGGCGGACTTAAAGGCCGCCGCAGAGAAGGCTGCTGCCGAGAAAGCTGCTGCAGAGAAGGCCGCCGCTGAGAAAGCTGCCGCCGAGAAGGCTGCTGCAGAGAAGGCCGCTGCCGAAAAAGCTGCCGCCGAGAAGGCTGCTGCAGAGAAGGCCGCTGCCGAGAAGGCCGCTGCCGAGAAGGCTGCTGCCGAGAAGGCTGCTGCCGAGAAGGCTGCTGCCGAGAAGGCCGCTGCCGAGAAGGCTGCTGCCGAGAAGGCTGCTGCCGAGAAGGCTGCTGCCGAGAAGGCTGCTGCCGAGAAGGCTGCTGCCGAGAAGGCTGCTGCCGAGAAGGCTGCTGCCGAGAAGGCTGCTGCCGAGAAGGCTGCTGCCGAGAAGGCTGCTGCCGAGAAAGCTGCCGCCGAGAAGGCCGCTGCCGAGAAGGCTGCTGCCATCAAGCAAGCGGCAGCCCAGAAGCCCGATGTTTCCGTATCCTATGAGCCGGCCTCTGCCCAGGCGTCATCCGGCAAGCCATCGGATCCCGTGGACAACACCATGAAACTGGTTGCCGCCGGAATCGCATTTCTGATTCTGCTGGTGATCGGCGCCAGCACCTCCAACTCATTCAAATACTATCTGGTGGAAAACCAGGGGGCCCTGGAAATCTGGAAAGGCAAGTTCGCTCCATTAGGCAAAAAAATGGTTCTTGCCCTGCCCGGCGTTGCGGTGCCCGAGGATCTGAAAGAGGTCTACAGTTCCGATGGCGTCTACCCGCTGGCGTTTCAGTATTACATCGACAAAGCGGACGCCCTTCTGGACGTCCCCGGCATTCCGGATTTCGAAGCCATCAAGAAGACCCTGAAGATCGCCCTGGAATATGGTTCCAGCAGTGAACTGCGGGACGTCGCCTATCAGCGCCTCGACAACATCGACCGCCTGATTCTGGATTACAAAGCCGATGTCGCCGCCAGCCGGGGCACCATCGAAGGGTTGACCGCGGCCATCGATTTTCTCAAACAGGCCGACAAACTCACCAAAGACGAAGTCCTGGAACAGCGTATCGCCCAGAAAATCGCCGCCCACGAAACGGCCATCGCCGCACTGGAAGAGCAGGCCGAAGCCGAGGCTGAAGCGGCCCGGTTAGCAGAGGAAGCCGCTGCCGAAGAAGCGGCCGCCCAGGAAGCGGAAGCCACGGCTGAAGCCGAAACCCAAGGCGAGCAAGCGACTCCCGCGGCTGAGCCCGAGGCCCAGCCTGAAGCTGAGCCTAAAGCCGAAGAAGGGCACTGA
- the larE gene encoding ATP-dependent sacrificial sulfur transferase LarE translates to MPPSLQDKKTKLIQLLESFDRLAVALSGGVDSAVLLAEACSVLGERVIALTARSPIHPQRDVADAEKLAAQLGVPHLIVDSHEMDHADFLANTRQRCYICKKIIFRQLAEVAARRGFSTLAHGANADDLGDYRPGMKAAQELGVAAPLLEAGLSKADVRQLASWRNLAVWNKPAMACLATRFPYGTPITLENLEQVRRAEAALESAGFQNCRVRCHGNVARIELPPEHLPALFTDPVRQRILGQLREIGFVHIAADLEGYVCGSLNRSLNND, encoded by the coding sequence ATGCCGCCATCCCTTCAGGATAAAAAAACGAAGCTGATCCAGCTTTTAGAGTCCTTTGACCGGCTTGCCGTGGCCCTTTCAGGAGGTGTGGACAGCGCCGTTTTGCTGGCCGAAGCCTGTTCTGTGCTCGGTGAGCGGGTGATCGCGCTCACGGCCCGATCTCCCATTCATCCGCAGCGGGATGTGGCCGATGCGGAGAAACTTGCCGCCCAATTAGGGGTGCCGCATCTGATCGTCGACTCTCACGAAATGGACCATGCCGACTTCCTTGCCAATACCAGGCAGCGATGCTACATATGCAAAAAAATTATCTTCAGGCAACTGGCGGAGGTGGCAGCGCGCCGGGGATTTTCAACCCTGGCCCACGGTGCCAACGCCGATGACCTCGGTGATTACCGTCCCGGAATGAAAGCAGCACAAGAACTCGGGGTGGCCGCGCCGCTGCTGGAGGCCGGATTGTCCAAGGCGGATGTCCGCCAACTGGCCAGCTGGCGGAATCTGGCCGTCTGGAACAAACCGGCCATGGCCTGTCTGGCCACACGGTTTCCCTACGGCACCCCCATCACGCTGGAAAACCTGGAACAGGTCCGGCGGGCCGAGGCAGCCCTTGAATCCGCAGGGTTCCAAAACTGCAGGGTGCGCTGCCATGGGAATGTGGCTCGCATTGAATTGCCCCCGGAACATCTGCCCGCGCTGTTCACTGATCCGGTCCGGCAGCGGATCTTAGGCCAGTTGAGGGAAATCGGTTTTGTGCACATTGCCGCGGATCTGGAAGGATATGTGTGCGGAAGTTTGAACCGTTCGCTGAACAACGATTGA
- a CDS encoding GNAT family N-acetyltransferase translates to MTDLLVKLYDLPDHEELTATLARLDTTVRRAMASEMKQVVGWIQQVFGDGWAAECEVSFGRQPIACMVAVSAGRVAGFACHDSTCRNFFGPIGVDPTCRRKGVGTALLLATLQSMAQAGYAYAIIGGVGPMAFFEKSVGAFPIPGSTPGIYHSAIKKI, encoded by the coding sequence ATGACCGATTTACTGGTAAAACTCTACGATCTGCCCGACCATGAAGAACTGACAGCGACACTGGCCCGGTTGGATACGACTGTTCGAAGGGCCATGGCCAGCGAGATGAAACAGGTTGTCGGATGGATCCAGCAGGTGTTCGGCGACGGGTGGGCCGCCGAGTGCGAGGTCTCCTTTGGCCGGCAGCCGATTGCCTGCATGGTCGCCGTCAGCGCTGGGCGGGTGGCCGGCTTTGCCTGCCATGACAGCACCTGCCGCAACTTTTTCGGCCCCATCGGCGTGGATCCGACCTGCCGCCGCAAAGGCGTCGGAACGGCCCTGCTGCTGGCGACCCTGCAATCCATGGCCCAAGCCGGATACGCCTATGCCATCATCGGCGGGGTCGGGCCGATGGCTTTTTTCGAAAAGAGCGTGGGCGCCTTTCCAATACCCGGATCGACGCCGGGAATTTACCATTCGGCGATTAAAAAAATATAG
- a CDS encoding lipoprotein-releasing ABC transporter permease subunit, which produces MSFTWFVGARYLHARQKQAFISLITLLATAGIAVGVMALIVVIAVMTGFESELQNRILGIESHVLVMRYGETVAEIDKTVQAIESVDGVQSAAPFIYTQVMLRSPHGISGAVLKALDPSRPGPPVFVNKTTSIGDALKDAAPDEPAGKAPGLIVGKVTAAKLKVAVGDPIYLISPLGKGSAANRMPTVKRFRVAGVFETGMNEYDDAMSFVRLDVAQRLLQMPAQASGIEVRVKDIYQARQIAEEIVARIGFPFWARDWMQMNRNLFSMLRLQKVVMFIILTLIVLVAAFNIASALIMMVMEKTRDIAILKTMGATNRHIRRIFVFKGLAIGCVGTVIGGLLGFVLCAVLKRYPFIKLPGDVYFLTTLPVSLQPLDVLAIGLCTVIICFLATLYPAASASSLNPVDGIRYG; this is translated from the coding sequence ATGTCTTTCACCTGGTTTGTGGGGGCACGATATCTCCACGCCCGTCAGAAGCAAGCCTTCATCTCCCTGATTACCCTGCTGGCCACGGCCGGCATCGCCGTCGGCGTGATGGCCCTGATCGTGGTCATCGCCGTGATGACCGGATTCGAATCGGAGCTGCAGAACCGCATCCTGGGCATCGAGTCCCATGTGCTGGTGATGCGCTACGGCGAAACCGTTGCCGAAATCGATAAAACCGTACAGGCCATCGAGTCCGTTGACGGCGTGCAGTCCGCCGCCCCGTTCATCTATACCCAGGTGATGCTCAGAAGTCCCCACGGCATCAGCGGCGCGGTGCTAAAAGCCCTGGATCCGTCCCGGCCGGGGCCGCCCGTTTTCGTCAACAAAACGACTTCGATCGGCGATGCGCTGAAGGATGCCGCGCCGGACGAACCTGCGGGAAAGGCGCCCGGATTGATCGTCGGGAAGGTAACGGCCGCAAAGCTCAAGGTTGCCGTAGGCGACCCCATCTATCTCATTTCCCCTCTGGGAAAAGGATCGGCGGCCAACCGGATGCCGACGGTGAAGCGTTTTCGCGTTGCCGGCGTTTTCGAAACCGGGATGAACGAATATGACGACGCCATGTCCTTCGTACGCCTGGACGTGGCCCAGCGCCTGCTGCAGATGCCGGCGCAGGCCTCGGGCATCGAGGTGCGCGTAAAGGATATCTACCAGGCCAGGCAGATTGCCGAAGAGATCGTGGCCCGCATCGGCTTTCCCTTCTGGGCCAGGGACTGGATGCAGATGAACCGCAACCTGTTTTCCATGCTTCGGCTTCAAAAAGTGGTGATGTTCATCATTTTGACGCTCATCGTGCTCGTTGCCGCCTTCAATATCGCCAGCGCCCTGATCATGATGGTGATGGAAAAGACCCGCGATATTGCCATTTTAAAAACCATGGGGGCGACCAACCGGCATATCCGCCGAATTTTCGTCTTCAAAGGGCTGGCCATCGGCTGCGTGGGTACGGTGATCGGCGGTCTGCTCGGATTCGTCCTGTGTGCCGTGCTGAAACGCTACCCGTTCATAAAACTGCCCGGAGACGTATACTTTCTGACCACCCTGCCGGTCAGCCTGCAGCCACTGGATGTTCTTGCCATTGGATTGTGCACGGTGATCATCTGTTTTCTGGCCACCTTGTACCCGGCGGCAAGCGCATCGTCCCTGAATCCGGTGGACGGCATCCGATACGGCTGA
- a CDS encoding NlpC/P60 family protein, with translation MHDPWAVKRHLLQRLFPLRPGWAVCLLLALWVGGCASTSEPEPSFEPYDTGGQTTEAVLRSGIRPWLGTPHRMGGRGTNGIDCSGLVVRLYRDLFQMDLPRTTVAQMRSGRSVARGDLAAGDLVFFKPVNKKYYHVGVYLGDGEFVHTSTSNGVMISRMSDDYWNRCYLTARRLLP, from the coding sequence ATGCATGACCCATGGGCCGTGAAAAGGCATCTTCTTCAGCGCCTTTTCCCGCTGCGGCCCGGATGGGCGGTGTGCCTGCTGCTGGCTTTATGGGTTGGCGGGTGTGCGTCAACCAGCGAACCGGAGCCGTCTTTCGAGCCCTACGACACCGGCGGGCAAACCACGGAGGCGGTGCTGCGCAGCGGCATCCGTCCCTGGCTGGGCACCCCCCATCGAATGGGGGGCAGGGGGACAAACGGCATCGATTGTTCGGGCCTGGTGGTCAGGCTGTACCGGGATCTTTTCCAAATGGATCTGCCCCGCACCACGGTTGCCCAGATGCGCAGCGGTCGTTCCGTGGCCCGCGGCGACCTTGCTGCCGGCGACCTGGTTTTTTTCAAACCCGTCAACAAAAAATACTACCATGTCGGCGTTTACCTGGGCGACGGCGAATTCGTGCACACCTCCACCAGCAACGGCGTAATGATTTCCCGTATGAGCGACGATTACTGGAACCGGTGTTACCTGACCGCTCGCCGTTTGCTGCCCTGA
- a CDS encoding DEAD/DEAH box helicase gives MIGKLIKAIRGRLFDTHRPDTAKPSERPGQQTPTEPSTPGSVPKNKRTSRRKPADRDSRGVAPKAADQVKTPSVAWSPEMFPVAVEEGKARFHDLGLPDSVLHAIADVGFQYCTPIQAEILPDCLKGRDAFGRAQTGTGKTAAFLITILTRMLAHPITGKRPSGTPRVLIIAPTRELVLQIADEANLLSAHCPFTIVSVFGGMDYEKQRRQLHGKPVDIVVATPGRLLDFKRRKDLDLRQVEMLIIDEADRMLDMGFIPDVRQIVYSTPHKDKRQTLFFSATLTPDVTRLCESWTRDPVSVEIEPEQVAVDTVEQVVYIVTTDEKFALTYNIIDRKDLKRVLIFCNRRDETRRLAEMLDRYRINCAVLSGEIPQKKRIRTLEDFKAGKIRVLVATDVAGRGIHIEDMDYVINFTLPRDPEDYVHRIGRTGRAGAAGTSISFACEEDSFYLPPIEEFIGQPLHCIPPEDEWLELPPAPPRRPKKPAPKGKPSPGRRRRSPRQGGGAKRYAGKRSPRPQRGGSRKPGKKASA, from the coding sequence TTGATAGGAAAATTAATTAAAGCCATACGGGGCAGGCTATTCGATACCCACCGCCCCGACACCGCCAAACCATCGGAAAGACCCGGTCAACAGACACCCACAGAACCATCGACTCCCGGATCGGTACCGAAAAACAAACGCACCTCCCGTCGCAAACCAGCGGATCGGGACAGCCGCGGGGTTGCGCCCAAAGCGGCGGATCAAGTCAAAACGCCGTCCGTTGCCTGGTCTCCGGAAATGTTTCCGGTTGCCGTGGAAGAGGGCAAGGCCCGGTTTCATGACCTGGGCCTGCCGGATTCGGTGTTGCATGCCATTGCCGACGTCGGTTTTCAATACTGCACCCCCATTCAGGCGGAAATCCTGCCGGATTGCCTCAAGGGCCGGGATGCTTTTGGGCGGGCCCAGACCGGTACCGGAAAGACCGCCGCCTTTCTGATTACGATACTGACGCGCATGCTGGCGCATCCGATTACGGGAAAACGACCCTCCGGTACACCGCGGGTGCTGATTATCGCCCCCACCCGGGAACTGGTCCTGCAGATTGCCGATGAGGCCAACCTGCTGTCCGCCCATTGCCCGTTTACCATTGTCAGCGTCTTCGGCGGCATGGACTACGAAAAGCAGCGCCGGCAGCTGCACGGCAAACCGGTGGATATCGTGGTGGCCACCCCCGGCCGCCTGCTGGATTTCAAGCGCCGCAAAGACCTGGATCTGCGTCAGGTGGAAATGCTGATCATCGACGAGGCGGATCGCATGCTCGATATGGGGTTCATTCCCGATGTCCGCCAGATCGTTTACAGCACCCCTCACAAGGACAAGCGGCAGACCCTGTTCTTCAGCGCCACCCTCACGCCGGACGTTACCCGGCTGTGTGAGAGCTGGACCCGCGACCCGGTCTCCGTGGAGATCGAACCCGAACAGGTGGCTGTGGATACGGTGGAGCAGGTGGTCTACATCGTCACCACCGATGAGAAATTCGCCCTGACCTATAATATCATCGACCGGAAGGATCTGAAGCGGGTACTGATCTTCTGCAACCGGCGCGACGAAACCCGGCGGCTGGCCGAGATGCTCGACCGCTACCGGATCAACTGTGCCGTCCTCTCCGGCGAGATTCCCCAGAAGAAACGGATCCGCACCCTGGAGGACTTCAAGGCCGGCAAAATCCGCGTTCTGGTGGCCACGGATGTGGCCGGACGGGGCATTCACATCGAAGATATGGATTATGTGATCAATTTCACCCTGCCCCGCGACCCCGAGGACTATGTCCATCGCATCGGGCGAACCGGACGCGCCGGCGCCGCCGGCACCTCCATCAGCTTCGCCTGCGAGGAGGACTCTTTCTACCTGCCGCCCATCGAGGAGTTCATCGGCCAGCCGCTGCACTGCATCCCGCCGGAGGACGAATGGCTGGAACTGCCGCCGGCACCGCCCCGCCGCCCCAAAAAGCCGGCGCCCAAAGGCAAACCCAGTCCGGGGAGACGGAGAAGAAGTCCTCGTCAGGGAGGCGGGGCAAAGCGCTACGCCGGCAAACGGAGCCCGCGACCGCAGCGTGGCGGCTCCCGGAAGCCGGGAAAGAAGGCCTCTGCATGA
- a CDS encoding THUMP domain-containing protein — MFDYQKKGVYFAQIADGLEEAGVAELTALGATGARPVRRGIHFHADSAGLYRINYCSRLCTRILAPLMTFDCPDADALYRAGRSIPWDRFINCDETFAVFASTAGSSVPHSQFAALKLKDAVADRFRHNSGRRPNVDVRRPDLWINLYLEKEKGTISIDTSGGSLHRRGYRIQGCDAPMQETVAAAVVHLCGWDGRVPLTDPMCGSGTLVIEAAMAYCHIPAGWLRSDFGFQRLVDFDERLWGRVKKQADSRIRKLPDHLIAASDIDSKAVAATRTNCKAIPKIRGIDVLRMDFAAIDKLENRIIVCNPPYGIRMQGQGRLEDFYRSLGDFLKQRCKGSQAYIYFGNREMIKHIGLKPSWKKPLRNGGLDGRLVKYSMY; from the coding sequence ATGTTTGACTACCAGAAAAAGGGCGTCTACTTCGCCCAGATCGCCGACGGACTGGAAGAGGCCGGTGTGGCGGAACTGACTGCGCTCGGTGCGACCGGTGCCCGGCCGGTCCGTCGCGGCATCCATTTTCACGCCGATTCGGCCGGCCTGTATCGCATCAACTACTGCAGCCGGCTGTGCACCCGTATTTTAGCGCCCCTGATGACTTTTGACTGCCCGGATGCCGACGCCCTCTACCGGGCGGGCCGCAGCATCCCCTGGGACCGGTTTATCAACTGCGATGAAACCTTTGCCGTTTTTGCCAGTACCGCCGGAAGCAGCGTTCCCCATTCCCAGTTCGCCGCACTGAAACTAAAGGATGCCGTGGCCGACCGGTTCCGGCACAACAGCGGCCGACGCCCCAACGTCGACGTGCGTCGTCCGGACCTGTGGATCAACCTGTACCTGGAAAAAGAGAAGGGCACCATCAGCATCGATACCTCCGGTGGTAGTCTGCACCGGCGGGGATACCGTATCCAGGGGTGCGATGCGCCCATGCAGGAGACCGTGGCCGCGGCCGTGGTGCATTTATGCGGCTGGGACGGGCGGGTGCCGCTGACCGATCCCATGTGCGGGTCGGGAACCCTGGTCATCGAGGCGGCCATGGCCTACTGCCATATTCCTGCCGGTTGGCTTCGTTCCGATTTCGGGTTTCAGCGGCTTGTCGACTTCGATGAAAGGCTGTGGGGCCGGGTCAAAAAGCAGGCCGACAGCAGGATTCGCAAGCTGCCGGACCACCTGATTGCCGCCAGCGATATCGATTCGAAGGCCGTTGCCGCCACCCGAACCAACTGCAAAGCGATTCCGAAAATCCGTGGGATCGACGTTTTGCGAATGGATTTTGCGGCCATCGATAAGCTGGAAAATCGCATCATCGTGTGCAACCCGCCTTACGGCATCCGCATGCAGGGCCAGGGCCGCCTGGAAGACTTCTACCGGAGCCTCGGTGACTTTTTGAAACAGCGCTGCAAGGGCTCCCAGGCGTATATCTATTTCGGCAACCGGGAGATGATCAAACACATCGGCTTGAAGCCGTCGTGGAAGAAGCCACTGCGCAATGGTGGGTTGGACGGGCGGTTGGTGAAGTATTCAATGTATTGA
- a CDS encoding ATP-binding cassette domain-containing protein has translation MALITLRDVCVSFGMQPLLDGVDLTVQPGERICLMGRNGVGKTTLMDVIAGRVAPDSGEVMRSQGIIVGGLAQQVPETMHGTVLDAIFQAIGSRGEHLAAYRQLGGTRPTADGPQSVDEQKRVALQQAIDEEGGWEIQQRAERIISQMQLPVDAPVDSFSAGMKRQVLLAASLAVAPDILLLDEPTNHLDMRAIEWLETFLLRWGGTLMMITHDRMMIRRLATRILEIDRSGLYSWDCGYDTYLQRNQDRLESEEKDNRRFDKKLSAEEAWIRQGIKARRTRNEGRVRALEQLREIRRGRRDRTGRVRMSLDMAGQSGKRVVEATDLTFCFDAKIIVENFSCTIMRGDRIGILGPNGAGKTTLVRLLLGELEADRGQIKHGTNLEVCYFDQLRGQLDEDRTVQQNLSPDSDMLDIGGRQRHVIGYLKDFLFSPERARTPVRVLSGGEKNRLLLAKLFARPANVLVLDEPTNDLDVETLELLEELLLDYAGTVLLVSHDRAFINNVVTSTLVFEAPGRVEAYAGGYDDWLDQRPGEEPLRTKKAAAKNGRKSTAPVAVPKKLGYMQQRELDGLPGRIEALESRQEALFGIMSEEDFYRQDGQRIAAVKQELADVEQELEKAFARWEELESING, from the coding sequence ATGGCATTGATTACCCTTCGCGATGTTTGTGTCAGCTTCGGAATGCAGCCGCTGCTCGACGGCGTGGATCTCACCGTCCAGCCCGGGGAGCGGATTTGCCTGATGGGGCGCAACGGCGTGGGCAAGACCACGCTCATGGACGTGATCGCCGGCCGGGTGGCTCCGGACAGCGGGGAGGTGATGCGATCCCAGGGGATCATCGTCGGCGGCCTGGCCCAGCAGGTGCCGGAGACCATGCACGGAACGGTCCTGGATGCCATCTTCCAGGCCATCGGTTCCCGCGGAGAGCATCTGGCCGCCTACCGGCAACTGGGCGGGACGCGCCCAACCGCCGATGGCCCGCAGTCTGTAGACGAACAGAAGCGGGTGGCCCTGCAGCAGGCCATCGACGAGGAAGGCGGCTGGGAGATCCAGCAGCGGGCCGAGCGGATTATTTCTCAAATGCAATTGCCGGTGGATGCCCCGGTGGACAGCTTTTCCGCCGGGATGAAGCGTCAGGTCCTGTTGGCCGCATCTCTGGCGGTCGCGCCGGACATCCTGCTGCTGGACGAGCCCACCAACCACCTGGACATGCGGGCCATCGAATGGCTGGAGACGTTTCTGCTCAGATGGGGCGGGACGCTGATGATGATCACCCACGACCGCATGATGATCCGCCGCCTGGCCACCCGTATCCTGGAAATCGACCGGAGCGGCCTTTACTCCTGGGACTGCGGCTACGACACCTACCTGCAGCGCAATCAGGACCGCCTTGAATCCGAAGAAAAGGACAACCGACGCTTCGACAAAAAGCTGAGTGCCGAGGAGGCCTGGATTCGCCAGGGCATCAAGGCTCGCCGCACCCGCAACGAAGGCCGGGTCCGGGCCCTGGAGCAGCTTCGTGAGATCCGCCGCGGGCGGCGGGACCGCACCGGCCGGGTGCGCATGTCCCTGGACATGGCCGGCCAGAGCGGGAAACGGGTCGTGGAAGCCACGGACCTGACCTTCTGCTTCGACGCGAAAATCATTGTTGAGAATTTCTCATGTACCATCATGCGCGGCGACCGCATCGGAATTCTGGGGCCCAACGGAGCCGGAAAAACCACGCTGGTCCGTCTGCTGCTGGGCGAGTTGGAGGCCGACCGCGGGCAGATCAAGCACGGGACAAACCTTGAGGTCTGCTACTTCGACCAGCTGCGGGGACAGCTGGACGAGGACAGAACCGTCCAACAGAATCTTTCGCCGGACAGCGACATGCTGGACATCGGCGGCCGCCAGCGCCATGTGATCGGCTATCTGAAGGATTTTCTCTTTTCACCCGAACGGGCCCGGACGCCGGTGCGGGTGCTTTCCGGGGGCGAGAAAAACCGGCTGCTGCTGGCCAAGCTTTTTGCCCGGCCGGCCAATGTTCTCGTTTTGGACGAACCCACCAACGACCTGGATGTGGAAACCCTGGAGCTTCTCGAGGAGCTTTTGCTGGACTACGCGGGAACCGTTCTGCTGGTAAGCCACGACCGGGCCTTTATCAATAATGTGGTGACCAGTACGCTGGTCTTCGAGGCGCCCGGACGGGTCGAGGCCTATGCCGGCGGATACGACGACTGGCTCGATCAGCGGCCCGGGGAAGAGCCGTTGCGGACAAAGAAGGCCGCCGCCAAAAACGGCCGGAAATCCACAGCGCCGGTCGCAGTGCCGAAAAAACTCGGGTATATGCAGCAGCGCGAACTGGACGGCCTGCCCGGACGAATCGAGGCGCTGGAGTCCCGGCAGGAGGCGCTTTTCGGGATCATGTCCGAAGAGGATTTCTACCGCCAGGATGGCCAGCGGATCGCCGCGGTGAAGCAGGAACTGGCCGATGTCGAACAGGAACTGGAAAAAGCGTTCGCGCGCTGGGAAGAGCTGGAATCGATAAACGGTTAA